The proteins below come from a single Chitinophaga pinensis DSM 2588 genomic window:
- a CDS encoding bestrophin family protein, whose protein sequence is MIIRKKENWFKMLFVMKGSVLPRVFPRLLLLLVLSFLVVYARGSFFHMKIQLNPAPFTLFGIALALFLGFRNNASYDRFWEGRKLWGALLNDTRSLARQALTLGVYPKDAAEPKAFIQFLIAFTYSLKHQLRRTDASADLDRLLPASLANNIKNVHYKPIMLMKEMGEWVQRAKQDEKIDSIQQAAFDENLNKLSDIVGGCERLAGTPIPYTYSVLLHRTVYIYCLLLPFGFVDSLGWMTPIIVTFIAYTFVALEAIADELEEPFGLAPNDLALDAMSRMIENTLLEMTGKPVVPDAAPTDYYIS, encoded by the coding sequence ATGATTATCAGAAAGAAAGAGAACTGGTTCAAGATGCTGTTCGTAATGAAAGGTTCTGTGCTGCCACGGGTATTTCCCCGCCTCCTGTTATTGCTTGTACTATCTTTTTTGGTAGTATATGCACGGGGCTCCTTCTTTCATATGAAAATACAACTGAACCCCGCCCCTTTCACCCTCTTCGGCATAGCGCTGGCACTTTTTCTTGGATTCAGGAATAATGCCAGTTATGACCGCTTCTGGGAAGGCAGGAAATTATGGGGCGCACTGCTTAACGATACACGTTCCCTCGCCAGACAGGCACTGACCCTGGGCGTTTATCCAAAAGATGCGGCCGAACCCAAGGCCTTCATCCAATTCCTGATTGCCTTTACATATAGCCTGAAACATCAGTTACGCCGGACAGACGCAAGCGCTGATCTCGACAGACTATTACCTGCTTCCCTGGCAAATAACATCAAAAACGTACATTATAAGCCCATCATGCTGATGAAAGAAATGGGCGAATGGGTACAGAGGGCTAAACAGGATGAAAAGATTGATTCCATACAGCAGGCCGCATTTGATGAAAACCTGAATAAACTCTCAGACATCGTCGGTGGTTGTGAGCGACTGGCAGGCACACCCATTCCTTATACTTACAGCGTACTCTTACATCGTACCGTCTATATATACTGTCTGCTATTACCTTTTGGTTTTGTGGACAGCCTCGGCTGGATGACTCCCATTATCGTCACCTTTATCGCTTATACTTTCGTAGCGCTGGAAGCTATTGCCGATGAACTGGAAGAACCCTTCGGCCTGGCCCCGAACGACCTGGCACTGGATGCTATGAGCAGGATGATAGAAAATACCTTACTGGAAATGACCGGTAAACCAGTTGTACCTGATGCAGCGCCCACTGACTATTACATTAGCTGA
- a CDS encoding manganese catalase family protein, with protein sequence MFHHVKDLQFNVRVSAPDPRFAALLLEQFGGANGELKAAMQYFVQAFGARKPYPDKYDMLMDIATEEFSHLEIVGATIQLLLQGVNGELKNAADNSEIMETMQGTARKEEYIHQAMMHPEFLVHSGGGPMLTNCQGVPWTGAYINANNDLTVDLRSDMAAESRAKITYEYLMKFTDDPYVKETLTFLMTREIAHFQMFEAALDTIQPNFPPAVLQGDPRYSNKYFNMSDTNKVRGPWNEGVSTQLGEEWQYIDNPVAYVRETQGMTGIQPEGTNRTLKDVNALDQQLSELRSTEVNATAQPGEAQWSNYK encoded by the coding sequence ATGTTTCATCACGTAAAAGATTTACAGTTTAATGTGCGTGTATCGGCACCTGATCCTCGTTTTGCAGCCTTATTACTGGAACAGTTTGGTGGCGCCAACGGTGAACTGAAAGCAGCCATGCAATACTTTGTTCAGGCTTTTGGCGCAAGAAAACCATATCCCGATAAATATGACATGTTAATGGATATTGCTACGGAAGAATTCAGTCACCTGGAGATAGTAGGCGCTACCATACAGTTACTGTTACAAGGGGTAAACGGGGAATTAAAAAATGCGGCAGATAACTCAGAGATCATGGAGACGATGCAGGGCACTGCAAGAAAAGAAGAGTATATTCATCAGGCGATGATGCATCCCGAGTTTCTGGTACATAGTGGTGGCGGTCCAATGCTTACAAATTGTCAGGGAGTACCATGGACAGGTGCATACATAAATGCGAACAATGATCTTACAGTTGACCTGCGTTCCGATATGGCAGCAGAGTCAAGAGCTAAAATTACTTATGAATATCTGATGAAGTTTACAGACGATCCTTATGTGAAGGAAACACTCACTTTCCTGATGACAAGAGAAATTGCACACTTCCAGATGTTTGAAGCAGCGCTTGATACCATACAGCCTAATTTTCCTCCGGCAGTATTGCAGGGAGATCCGCGATACAGCAACAAGTATTTTAACATGTCGGATACAAATAAAGTACGTGGTCCATGGAATGAAGGTGTCAGCACGCAGCTGGGTGAAGAATGGCAGTATATTGACAACCCTGTTGCTTATGTACGGGAGACGCAGGGCATGACAGGCATTCAGCCGGAAGGTACTAACCGCACATTGAAGGATGTAAATGCGCTCGATCAGCAACTCAGTGAACTCCGAAGTACGGAAGTAAATGCCACTGCTCAACCGGGAGAAGCCCAGTGGAGCAACTATAAATAA
- a CDS encoding carbamoyltransferase, with protein sequence MYTLGINAAFHDSAACLVKDGQLIAAAEDERFTHVKHGKRPIPFSAYELPYHAIDYCLKTANIHLSDVDHISYSFDPFILLPEEDAAKSLIDIPLRQPSQFVPEKWVSPWDPLFLSAIINAPGQLTDGYPHHLQQRFRGARFNDDQWHFVEHHLCHAASAFLPSPYHEAAVLTIDGRGEKATTTFSMGKGNDLQRLSQVDMPHSLGLLYEKVTTHLGFLHSSDEYKVMALASYGKPVFVNAFRSMINMLDNGQYAIQDERMVELLGPARKKGDEFTAHHFNIAHSLQAVLQESVLQLTDWLYKETQADNLCFAGGVALNCVLNAKIRDAGIFKNIWVQPASGDAGTALGAALWTDAKERGSQEKTFHMDHAYWGPEYGDDEIKAFLDWTKTPYTKLENVAEETAALLAQDKIIGWYQGRMEFGPRALGSRSILASPISADMQARLNEVKDREDFRPVAPVVLEDVAAEWFEDAHFSPFMLFVYNVKEDKKDKIPAVTHVDGTARIQTINRDQHPRYYDLLQAFYKQTGVPVLINTSFNTLGKPIVCTPRDAVECFWSSPFDALVIGSFLVQK encoded by the coding sequence ATGTATACTCTTGGAATCAATGCTGCTTTTCATGACTCCGCAGCATGTCTGGTAAAAGATGGCCAGCTGATCGCAGCGGCAGAAGATGAACGCTTTACGCATGTCAAACATGGAAAAAGACCCATTCCTTTTTCAGCTTATGAGCTTCCTTATCATGCGATAGACTATTGTTTAAAAACGGCGAACATTCATCTCAGCGATGTTGATCACATATCTTATTCTTTCGATCCGTTTATTCTGCTTCCTGAAGAGGACGCAGCAAAAAGTCTGATCGATATACCATTGAGACAACCTTCGCAATTTGTACCGGAAAAATGGGTCTCTCCATGGGATCCGTTATTTCTCTCTGCCATTATCAATGCACCCGGCCAACTGACGGACGGCTATCCGCATCATTTACAGCAACGCTTCCGTGGCGCCAGATTTAACGATGATCAATGGCACTTTGTAGAACATCATTTATGTCATGCTGCCAGTGCATTTCTGCCTTCACCTTATCATGAAGCCGCTGTGTTGACAATTGATGGGCGTGGTGAAAAAGCTACCACTACGTTCAGCATGGGTAAAGGAAATGACCTGCAGCGCCTCAGTCAGGTGGATATGCCGCATTCGCTCGGATTATTGTATGAGAAAGTCACAACTCACCTTGGCTTCCTGCATTCTTCTGATGAATACAAGGTAATGGCGCTGGCATCATACGGTAAACCGGTTTTCGTCAATGCATTCCGTTCAATGATCAATATGCTGGACAATGGACAGTATGCTATCCAAGACGAGCGCATGGTTGAATTACTTGGCCCTGCAAGGAAAAAAGGTGATGAGTTCACTGCTCATCACTTTAATATCGCGCATTCATTACAGGCTGTGCTGCAGGAATCCGTACTGCAACTGACTGACTGGCTATACAAAGAAACGCAGGCAGATAATCTTTGTTTTGCAGGCGGAGTTGCCTTAAATTGTGTATTGAATGCAAAGATCAGAGACGCAGGTATTTTTAAAAATATCTGGGTACAACCCGCATCAGGAGATGCTGGCACAGCGCTCGGTGCTGCTTTATGGACCGATGCAAAAGAACGTGGCAGCCAGGAAAAAACCTTCCACATGGATCATGCTTACTGGGGCCCGGAATATGGCGATGACGAGATAAAAGCCTTCCTCGACTGGACAAAAACACCTTATACAAAACTGGAGAATGTAGCGGAAGAAACAGCCGCACTGTTAGCACAGGATAAAATCATTGGCTGGTATCAGGGACGTATGGAGTTTGGTCCACGTGCATTAGGCAGCCGTTCAATTCTCGCTTCTCCTATTTCTGCGGATATGCAGGCCAGACTAAATGAGGTGAAAGATCGTGAGGACTTCCGTCCCGTAGCGCCTGTTGTACTGGAAGACGTCGCTGCTGAGTGGTTTGAAGATGCTCATTTCTCTCCTTTTATGCTGTTCGTATACAATGTAAAGGAGGATAAAAAAGATAAAATTCCGGCAGTTACACACGTAGACGGTACTGCCCGCATACAAACAATTAACCGGGATCAACATCCGCGTTATTATGATCTCTTACAGGCTTTTTACAAACAGACAGGCGTACCTGTATTGATCAACACTTCATTTAACACGTTAGGTAAACCCATCGTATGTACACCGCGGGATGCAGTAGAATGCTTCTGGTCATCCCCTTTTGACGCTCTTGTAATAGGTTCTTTTCTTGTTCAGAAATAA
- a CDS encoding glycosyltransferase family 2 protein translates to MEKKVSVVIPSYQRPELLSRCLQALEAQEFDLSAIEVIVVSDGPDKYTRQVACSWKYAGLVDVRYIALPNKKGPAAARNTGWKASEAPLIAFTDDDTQPDPFWIQSIWNAWKGEPTIVYTGRVVVPIKGRPTDYELNTAQLEKADFVTANCACTREALEIVGGFDELFEAAWREDSDLEFRLLQHHIPIYHLQQAIVVHPVRKAGWGVSIKEQKKNIFNALLYKKFPQEYRKRIQKRPAWNYYMMILFFILGAGFLLAGDYTTATVSFGAWLLLIGLFAGRRLRHTSHSTSHVLEMIITSAAIPFAATYWSLYGSWRYKVLYL, encoded by the coding sequence ATGGAAAAAAAAGTAAGCGTTGTTATTCCCTCTTATCAACGCCCCGAATTACTTTCCCGTTGCCTGCAGGCATTAGAGGCACAGGAATTTGATCTCAGTGCAATTGAAGTGATTGTCGTCAGTGACGGCCCTGATAAATATACCCGTCAGGTAGCCTGTAGCTGGAAATACGCAGGACTGGTCGATGTACGGTACATCGCACTGCCAAATAAAAAAGGTCCGGCAGCAGCAAGAAATACCGGTTGGAAAGCGAGCGAAGCACCTTTAATCGCATTTACGGACGATGATACGCAACCGGATCCTTTCTGGATACAAAGTATCTGGAACGCATGGAAAGGGGAACCCACCATCGTATACACAGGCCGTGTAGTAGTCCCGATAAAAGGACGCCCCACAGATTATGAACTGAATACGGCTCAACTGGAAAAGGCGGACTTCGTCACCGCCAATTGTGCCTGTACGAGAGAAGCCCTTGAAATAGTCGGCGGCTTCGATGAATTGTTTGAAGCTGCATGGCGGGAAGATAGCGATCTGGAATTCCGTTTGCTGCAACATCATATTCCGATCTATCACCTGCAACAGGCGATTGTAGTACATCCGGTGCGCAAAGCCGGATGGGGCGTAAGTATTAAAGAACAAAAGAAAAATATCTTTAATGCATTACTGTATAAAAAGTTCCCGCAGGAATACAGGAAACGTATTCAGAAACGGCCAGCCTGGAATTACTATATGATGATCCTGTTCTTCATATTGGGTGCGGGCTTCCTGCTGGCAGGCGATTATACCACTGCCACCGTTTCGTTTGGTGCATGGTTATTGCTGATAGGATTGTTTGCAGGCAGGCGGCTGCGGCATACATCGCATAGCACGTCGCATGTGCTTGAAATGATCATTACATCAGCAGCCATTCCTTTTGCAGCTACCTATTGGAGTTTGTACGGGTCATGGCGTTATAAAGTACTTTATCTGTAA
- a CDS encoding glycosyltransferase family 9 protein, which yields MQTAIKKIAIFRALQLGDMLCSVPAFRALRKAFPEAHITLLGLPWAASFVERFHHYLDEFVHFPGYPGLPEQPVVAAQIPPFLTAMQERQFDLVLQMQGNGSIVNPMVALLGGRYTAGYWRREDGCPDAGLFLEYPEQVSEVERHLLLMEYLDIPRQGTQLEFPVTAKDMADFNQLCLPLEAQEYLCVHPGSRGSWRQWPPHMFASMADEFAEKGWKIVLTGTKDERPLTEAVAELMKHKSMNTAGLTTLGSLGVLIKNARALLSNCTGVSHMAAAFETPSVIISMDGEPGRWAPLNKQLHYTIDWTTAPDYDIVLRQGMRLLETT from the coding sequence ATGCAAACAGCTATTAAAAAAATTGCCATCTTCCGTGCCTTACAACTGGGAGATATGTTATGCAGCGTACCTGCATTCCGTGCCTTACGCAAGGCTTTCCCGGAAGCGCACATTACGCTGCTCGGATTGCCTTGGGCAGCATCGTTCGTAGAACGGTTTCATCATTACCTTGATGAATTTGTACACTTCCCCGGTTATCCCGGTTTACCGGAACAGCCGGTGGTAGCTGCACAGATTCCTCCTTTCCTGACAGCAATGCAGGAAAGGCAGTTTGATCTTGTATTACAGATGCAGGGAAACGGGTCTATTGTCAATCCAATGGTTGCATTGTTAGGTGGACGATATACGGCCGGCTACTGGCGCCGTGAAGACGGTTGTCCGGATGCCGGCCTTTTTCTTGAATATCCGGAACAGGTATCAGAAGTAGAAAGACATCTGCTGCTGATGGAATACCTGGATATTCCCCGCCAGGGTACACAACTGGAATTCCCTGTTACTGCAAAAGATATGGCAGACTTTAATCAGCTCTGTCTTCCGCTGGAAGCGCAGGAATATCTCTGTGTACATCCGGGATCCAGAGGTAGCTGGCGGCAGTGGCCACCACATATGTTTGCTTCCATGGCAGATGAATTTGCAGAGAAAGGATGGAAAATTGTGCTGACAGGCACAAAAGACGAACGGCCATTAACAGAAGCCGTTGCAGAATTAATGAAACACAAATCTATGAATACTGCAGGCCTCACTACATTGGGTAGCCTGGGTGTATTGATTAAAAATGCACGGGCTTTATTATCCAACTGTACCGGCGTCTCGCATATGGCCGCTGCATTTGAAACGCCGAGTGTAATCATCAGTATGGATGGAGAGCCTGGCAGATGGGCGCCATTGAACAAACAACTGCATTATACAATAGACTGGACAACAGCACCTGATTACGATATAGTGCTAAGGCAGGGTATGAGGCTTCTCGAGACTACCTGA
- a CDS encoding glycosyltransferase family 9 protein, with protein MKNEWHSCRRILCIRPDNIGDLLMTTPAIKALKETFHCHITVLVSTLGAAVVPEIPEIDDAIICDVPWVQTNNIPLPSQFHELVQRLKERHFDAAVIFTVYSQNPMPSILLAYLAEIPLRLAYCRENPYHLLTHWIPDEEPYSFIRHQVLRDLELVARVGCIIKDRQLSIRVQERLWPLVWNKLQSLGIDPEQPWIILHPEVSEQKRKYAVSDWIAAGRKILTQRDCQLLITGKNNETEATAIATGIGEKCFAAAGVFDLQELIVLIAHASLLVSVNTGTVHIAAAVQTPVLVLYALTNPQHTPWCVPNDVLYFDVPKDLQSKNEIVKYVYRSFSREELPLATSTRIAETVSALLAMRGASSGSLEKPHTLP; from the coding sequence ATGAAAAATGAATGGCATTCCTGCCGCCGTATATTGTGTATACGGCCGGATAACATAGGAGACCTGTTAATGACTACACCGGCAATCAAAGCCCTGAAAGAAACGTTCCATTGTCATATTACCGTACTCGTGTCTACCCTTGGGGCGGCGGTCGTTCCCGAAATTCCCGAAATAGACGATGCCATTATTTGTGATGTGCCCTGGGTACAGACAAATAATATCCCGCTTCCTTCACAGTTTCATGAACTGGTACAACGGTTGAAAGAACGTCACTTTGACGCAGCAGTTATTTTCACCGTATACAGTCAGAATCCCATGCCATCGATTCTGTTGGCTTACCTGGCGGAGATCCCGCTCCGGCTGGCTTATTGCAGAGAGAACCCATATCATTTACTGACGCACTGGATACCGGATGAAGAGCCATATAGTTTTATCCGGCACCAGGTCTTACGTGATCTTGAACTGGTTGCGCGGGTGGGATGTATTATAAAAGACCGGCAGCTCAGTATACGTGTACAGGAGCGATTGTGGCCACTGGTCTGGAACAAATTGCAGTCACTCGGTATCGATCCGGAACAACCCTGGATCATACTGCATCCGGAAGTATCTGAACAGAAAAGGAAATATGCGGTATCGGACTGGATTGCAGCAGGAAGAAAGATCCTGACGCAAAGGGATTGTCAGTTGCTGATCACAGGTAAAAACAATGAGACGGAAGCTACAGCTATTGCAACAGGTATAGGAGAGAAGTGTTTTGCAGCAGCAGGCGTATTTGATTTACAGGAGTTGATCGTACTCATTGCACATGCTTCTTTGCTGGTATCTGTTAACACCGGTACAGTGCATATAGCTGCGGCTGTTCAGACGCCTGTATTGGTATTGTATGCGTTGACCAACCCGCAACATACGCCCTGGTGTGTACCTAACGATGTATTATATTTTGATGTACCTAAAGACCTGCAAAGTAAGAACGAGATAGTGAAATATGTTTATCGGTCTTTCTCACGGGAAGAGTTGCCGCTTGCCACATCCACGCGTATTGCTGAAACAGTATCAGCGCTGCTGGCTATGCGCGGTGCCTCTTCAGGTAGTCTCGAGAAGCCTCATACCCTGCCTTAG
- the rfaE2 gene encoding D-glycero-beta-D-manno-heptose 1-phosphate adenylyltransferase has protein sequence MELIYQTLIRSFVQPAILVVGDLMIDTYLRGASTRLSPEAPVPVVDISSQTSVLGGGANAAVNLRNLGANVTFVSLTGDDYAAGLAAELLEREGISNEVIRCNTRRTITKTRVIAGQQLLTRYDEGTEVQPDEDCERQLIAMLEQQLPLHDAILIADYNKGLITKGIIDALEQMNHVHKKFIAVDAKQLSRYKQLQPDLVKPNYKEAVALLGLQELATCKARQMEEMGAAIFDATNARITALTLDEEGALIFREDKLLCHTAARPVNNPNVSGAGDTYISAFMLACLADAMPATAAEVAGAAAAVAIGKRNTAHCKQGELIAYFSAKDKYVRNSEELEALCNMYKAQGKKIVFTNGCFDILHSGHVSYLERAAALGDVLIVGVNTDESIKRLKGTERPINSLNDRVQVLAGLGAITHLISFGSEENDTPEPLIRIVQPAVFAKGGDYSRESLPEAAAVEAYGGEVVLLPLVPDRSTTQIIKRIYTTPVLKVAEA, from the coding sequence ATGGAACTCATATATCAGACATTAATCAGGTCTTTTGTACAACCGGCTATCCTGGTAGTAGGAGACTTGATGATAGATACGTACCTGAGAGGGGCGAGTACCCGTCTTTCTCCGGAAGCGCCGGTACCGGTTGTTGATATCAGTTCCCAGACTTCGGTATTGGGTGGAGGCGCGAATGCGGCTGTTAATCTGCGCAACCTGGGTGCAAACGTTACTTTCGTCAGCCTGACAGGTGATGACTATGCTGCAGGACTCGCCGCTGAATTACTGGAACGGGAGGGGATCAGCAATGAAGTGATCCGTTGTAATACAAGGAGGACGATTACTAAAACGAGGGTGATCGCCGGACAACAATTACTGACCCGCTACGACGAGGGAACCGAAGTGCAACCGGACGAAGATTGCGAAAGGCAACTGATAGCCATGCTGGAGCAGCAGTTGCCATTGCATGATGCTATTCTGATCGCTGATTACAATAAGGGACTGATCACAAAAGGTATCATCGATGCATTGGAACAGATGAACCATGTACATAAGAAGTTTATTGCCGTGGATGCGAAACAATTGTCCCGCTATAAACAATTACAGCCTGACCTTGTAAAGCCTAATTATAAAGAAGCTGTTGCATTACTGGGATTACAGGAACTGGCGACCTGCAAAGCCAGACAAATGGAGGAAATGGGCGCCGCTATCTTCGACGCGACGAATGCCCGTATCACAGCGCTCACATTGGATGAGGAAGGCGCATTGATCTTCAGGGAAGATAAACTGCTGTGTCATACTGCAGCGCGTCCGGTAAACAATCCAAACGTGTCTGGTGCAGGCGATACTTATATCAGTGCATTTATGCTGGCCTGTCTTGCCGATGCCATGCCTGCCACCGCGGCAGAAGTAGCCGGTGCAGCAGCAGCGGTAGCTATCGGAAAGCGTAATACTGCACATTGCAAACAGGGAGAACTGATCGCTTATTTCTCTGCAAAAGATAAATACGTCCGTAACAGTGAGGAGCTGGAAGCCTTGTGTAACATGTACAAAGCCCAGGGGAAGAAGATCGTTTTCACCAACGGTTGTTTTGATATCCTGCACAGCGGGCATGTCAGTTACCTGGAAAGAGCGGCAGCACTGGGAGATGTATTGATCGTAGGGGTCAATACAGATGAAAGCATTAAACGGCTGAAAGGCACGGAGCGTCCAATCAATAGCCTGAATGATCGTGTACAGGTGCTGGCTGGTTTAGGCGCCATTACGCATCTTATATCTTTTGGCAGCGAAGAAAATGATACACCGGAACCATTGATCAGGATTGTCCAGCCTGCGGTATTCGCAAAAGGTGGAGATTATAGCAGGGAATCGCTGCCGGAAGCCGCCGCTGTGGAGGCGTATGGAGGAGAAGTCGTTCTGTTGCCACTTGTACCGGACCGTTCCACCACTCAGATCATTAAACGTATCTATACAACGCCTGTTTTAAAAGTAGCGGAGGCATAA
- a CDS encoding D-glycero-alpha-D-manno-heptose-1,7-bisphosphate 7-phosphatase, which produces MKKAIFIDKDGTLIRNVPYNVDPAKITLEYGAVEGLRLLQRKGYSLIVISNQAGIAHGYFNEEDMQPVISMVRQLLADADIRLDGFYYCPHHPAGKVAGYASACICRKPAPGMILRAARELGISLGESWMIGDILHDVEAGNRAGCKSVLINNGNETVWEMNQHSRPEYIAKDLLEAAALIASHSIEKSKTWNSYIRH; this is translated from the coding sequence ATGAAGAAGGCAATTTTCATAGATAAGGATGGGACACTGATCAGGAATGTTCCTTACAATGTGGATCCTGCTAAGATAACGCTTGAATACGGCGCTGTTGAAGGGTTAAGGTTACTGCAGCGTAAGGGGTACTCCCTGATCGTGATCTCTAATCAGGCAGGAATTGCACATGGCTATTTCAACGAAGAAGACATGCAGCCTGTGATTTCCATGGTAAGGCAATTGCTTGCCGATGCCGATATCCGGCTTGACGGTTTTTATTATTGTCCGCATCATCCTGCAGGAAAAGTTGCCGGATATGCGTCAGCATGTATCTGCCGTAAACCCGCTCCCGGGATGATATTAAGGGCCGCAAGGGAACTGGGTATCTCCCTTGGAGAGTCCTGGATGATAGGGGATATTTTGCATGACGTAGAAGCCGGTAACCGCGCCGGCTGTAAATCGGTATTAATAAACAACGGAAATGAAACGGTATGGGAGATGAATCAACATTCCCGGCCTGAATATATCGCAAAAGACTTGCTGGAAGCAGCCGCGTTGATTGCCAGTCATTCAATAGAAAAATCAAAGACATGGAACTCATATATCAGACATTAA
- a CDS encoding glycosyltransferase family 4 protein, whose translation MGRRIAFISEHASPLAALGGTDAGGQNVYVGEVARQLAHKGYQIDIFTRRDEKKLPKVVIFSDMIRIVHVDAGPAEDIPKETLLQYMPAFTSDMLQFIQEEQLSYELVHANFFMSALVAMDIKAALDIPFVVTFHALGHIRRIHQGNNDAFPEERIAIEERAVREASLIIAECPQDRDDLINYYHAPVDKITIIPCGVNTEEFYPLNKSVARSLLKLSQDERILLQLGRMVPRKGVDNVIVALSKLKFRDLRMKLLIVGGDADTVNELHRLRSLAEELNVSERVVFVGQKEREELKYYYAAADLFITTPWYEPFGITPLEAMACGTPVIGSNVGGIKFSVLEGKTGALVPPKDADALAAKINSLLRSPVRLREMSANAVRRINKLFTWELVAQDMQAVYEKIIGRSRVVYAKNSGKGERLSL comes from the coding sequence ATGGGACGGAGAATTGCATTTATCAGCGAGCATGCCTCGCCACTGGCTGCTTTGGGCGGTACTGATGCGGGAGGACAAAATGTATATGTAGGGGAGGTAGCCAGGCAACTGGCCCATAAAGGATATCAAATCGATATTTTTACCCGGCGGGATGAGAAGAAGCTACCAAAGGTTGTCATTTTCAGCGACATGATCCGGATCGTACATGTAGATGCAGGTCCGGCAGAAGATATTCCCAAAGAAACGCTCTTGCAATATATGCCTGCTTTTACCAGCGATATGTTGCAGTTTATACAGGAAGAACAGCTGTCTTATGAGCTGGTCCACGCAAATTTCTTTATGTCAGCTCTCGTAGCGATGGACATAAAGGCGGCACTCGATATACCGTTTGTGGTCACCTTTCATGCATTAGGTCACATCCGCCGTATTCACCAGGGTAATAATGACGCCTTTCCAGAGGAGCGGATTGCCATTGAAGAAAGGGCAGTAAGAGAGGCTAGTCTGATTATTGCCGAATGCCCGCAGGACAGAGATGATCTTATCAACTATTATCATGCACCGGTAGATAAAATTACCATCATACCTTGTGGGGTCAATACGGAAGAATTCTACCCGCTGAATAAGTCCGTTGCACGTTCCCTGCTGAAGCTATCACAGGATGAGCGCATTCTGTTGCAGCTGGGAAGAATGGTACCGAGAAAAGGGGTAGATAATGTGATCGTGGCCCTGTCCAAACTGAAATTCAGGGACCTGAGAATGAAACTACTCATAGTAGGAGGAGACGCTGATACGGTGAATGAACTGCACAGACTACGTTCGCTGGCGGAAGAGCTGAATGTCAGTGAGCGGGTTGTTTTCGTCGGACAGAAGGAGCGGGAAGAGCTTAAATACTATTACGCGGCAGCCGATCTGTTTATTACGACACCCTGGTACGAGCCATTTGGTATTACGCCATTGGAGGCGATGGCCTGTGGAACGCCGGTCATCGGAAGTAATGTAGGCGGTATTAAATTCAGCGTGCTGGAAGGAAAGACAGGAGCGCTTGTACCGCCCAAAGATGCGGATGCACTGGCTGCAAAGATCAATTCATTGTTGCGTTCTCCGGTGAGACTACGGGAGATGAGTGCGAATGCGGTCCGGAGGATCAACAAACTGTTTACCTGGGAACTGGTAGCCCAGGATATGCAGGCGGTATATGAAAAGATCATCGGGCGTAGCCGTGTTGTCTACGCAAAAAATTCCGGTAAAGGCGAAAGGCTCAGTTTATGA